The window GAACGACCGGACAGCCGGGAGGACGGCTCCGAGTCCACCGCCCAGCCCGGGTCGGCCCGACCACCGGGTCGCCCCCGTCGCGCGTCGACGTGGACCGCGCCCGACGTCCCGGCCGAAGAGCATCAGTACGCCGTCTACCGGCCCGACAGCAGCCGCAAACCCGACGAGGCGCCGAAGCCGCGCATCCGTACCGAAGCTCGGTGACCCGGAATGCGTACCGTCATCGCCTTTCTGACCCGGTTCCTCTTCCGGTCCCGGGTCGGGCTGGCGGTCGTGCTGCTCGTCGTCGTGGTCAGCGTGGTCGGCGTCGGTCAGGTCGTCGGCCGCGATGACGGGACCAACGGGCCACTGCTCGGTGCACCCGGACCACAACCGGCGTTGACCATCGACCCGACCGCCGGTGACGACGGAATCCGGTCGGTGGCACCCGCCCCTGACCCGGTGACCAGCCCCGGTGCCGCAGATCCGCCGACGGTCGCCGTCGCGTTCGCGACCGCCTGGCTCGACCGTGGCCTCGACGCCGAGCAGTGGCACGCCGGACTGCGTCCGTACGCCACCGAGGAACTGGCCGAGAAGCTGGTCGGCGTCGATCCGGTGGCGGTGCCGGCCGAGCGGCTGACCGGTGAACCGGCGGTCATCCCGTACGCGACGAATCTGGTCGAGGTGGTGATCGAGGTGGATTCCGGTACGTTGCGGCTACGGTTGACCGGCCCCGACGGACAGTGGCTGGTCGACGGCATCGACTGGGTGCGGGCATGAGCGACAGCCCCGGCATGCGGACCCGCGCCGCCCGGCACGTCGCCCTGACCGTGGCGCTGACCGCGACGCTGGTGCTGCTCTGCTGCACCGGCGGGATCGGTGCGGTGCTGTTCAGCGACGACGAGCCGGACTCGGCGCTGTTCGCCGCCTTCGGCTGTGGCCAGGACGGCCCGGTCGACCCCGACGAGGCGCCCCGGGTCGGGCCGTACGGGCCGGACCAGGTCGCCAACGCGGCGGTGATCATCAACGTCGGTGCGGAGTTGTCGGTGTCACCGCGCGGCTGGGTGGTCGCGGTGGCCACCGCCATGCAGGAGTCGGCACTGCGGAACCTGGGACACCTCGGCGACCGCAACGACCACGACTCGGTCGGACTGTTCCAGCAGCGTCCCAGCCAGGGCTGGGGCACCCCGGAACAGCTGCAGGATCCGGCGTACTCCTCGCAGAAGTTCTACCAGAAGCTGCTCACCATCGACGGTTGGGAGACGATGGCGCTGACCGACGCCGCGCAGCGGGTGCAGGTCAGCGCCTTCCCGGACGCGTACGCCAAGCACGAACCGCTGGCGACCCGGATCGTCAACATCCTCACCGGCGGCGCGGCCCGCGCGGTCGCCGGCCCGGACGGGCTGCTGCGCTGTGCCGCCGACGGCGAGGTCGCCGCCTCGGGTTGGACCCGGCCGGTTCCGGGCAACGTCGGGTCCGGCTTCCGGACCAACTCCCGGCCCGGGCACAACGGCGTGGACATCGCCCAGCCGAAGGGCACCCTGATCCGGGCCGCCTCGGCCGGCCGCGTCATCGTCTCCCGGTGCGACCCGGACCAGTACGGCCGCCTCGACTGCGACGTGGACGGCTCCCCCAGCAAAGGTGGCTGCGGCTGGTTCGTCGACATCCTGCACGCCGACCAGGTGATCACGAGATACTGTCACATGGTGAAGCGGCCGGAAGTCGGCGAAGGTGACCTGGTCGACGCCGGACAGGTGATCGGCGAGGTCGGCTCCAGCGGCAACTCGTCCGGCCCGCACCTGCACTACGAGATCCACCTCAACGGAGACCGCAGCAGCCGCGGAGCCGTCGACCCGGTGCCGTTCATGCGGGAGCGGGGCGCGCCGCTCGGCGAGAGTGGCTGACCGACCGGAGGAAGCTGCGTTGACCCGGGACCCGATGCCGGACCCGTTCGCGGACCAGCCGGACTGGGCGCCTCGACCGCCGCGACCGACTGCGCTGGTGCCGGCCGCCGTCGCAGCCACGTTACGCGGCCGGCGGGTCTGGGTCGGCCTGCCGGGCACCGGATGGCGCGGCGACCTGCGCGGCGACGAAAAGGTCGTCCAGCGCAGCCGCACCTACGTGCCGGTGCTGCCGGAACAGGAGTGGTACCGGGCCGAATCGGAGGGGGTGGAGGTGTTCGCCCCCCTGATACCGGCCGACCGGGTCTGGGTCGAGCAGCCGGACGACACCCTGACCGGCCCGGAGCGGGGCGACGTGCTGTCCCGGCTCGTGTCGCTGGATGCCCCGGCACCCCGTTTTCCGGTGCCGGTGGTCGACGCGGGGCCGCTGGTCGGCCGACGGCTGGTGCACATGGACGACGGTCAGGAGCGCCGCGACCTGCGCGCGGTGACCGAGTTGCACTCCGGCGCCGATGGGGACATCTGTGTCCGGGCGGCCACCGAGCTGGCCTGGTACCGGTGGGTGTGGACGGGTCAGCCGCCGGAGACGATCGAACTGCCGGTCCATCTGGTCTGGGTGGAGTGACGTCGGCAGCCTTGCCGGCGAGCCCGAGGCGGTCGAGCGCTCAGCTCGTCTGTTCGGCCCCGCACACCCGCCAACCACCCTGGTCGACCACGCGGAACCGCCAGTCGGCAGTTGTGGCGAACATCCGGCCGTTGAGCGTGGCCGTCTGTCGTACGGTCGCCGACACCACCGCCGAGCTCTCCGACTCGGACACCAGCGCGACCGACTGGACCCGCACGATGACCGCGCTGCCTCGTTCCTCGCTGGCACCGATCTGCTCCCGCAGCCGTTGGACGGCCGACAGATCCGGGTCGGCGCAGGTGAAACCGTCGGCCTGGAGGTCGTCGCGGGCCGACAGGTAGGCCACGAGGTAGCCACGGACCGCCGATTCGGGGGTGCCCCGGTCGGGGGTGGTGACGCTCGTGTAGAAGACGAACGCGACACCGACGCCACCGAGGCAGAGCAGCGCGGTGATCCCGGCGGCCAGCACCAGCGCCAGGCGTAGCCGGCGGCCGGGTGGCACCACGGGCGGCGCTCCGACGCCGGGAGCGGTCCGCTGCCGGGGCACCCGTCCGCGGCGTACGGGTGCCGCCGGCCGGGTCTGCTCCACCCTTCGACAGTATCCGTCGCGAACGTGAGACTGAATAGCCGGTTCGAGTCCTCATTGGTCGCATATCCGGCGAAGCACCCTGACGAGTACTGATCAGGCGGGAAACGTCGGTCACCCCGCATCCGGTTGCGGACCGGCTGGGATACCGTCTCAGGTCTGAACTCAACCGGCGCCCGCGAACGGGCTGCCGTACAGCGGTAGGCAGGTGGTCGACATGGGCAGGGACCTGGGCCGCGCCGCCGCGTTGCACCGCTCGGCGGCAGCCGTCGTCGCCGCGTTGAACCAGGTGGACGCGGCCAGTGTCGGCCGTCCCACCGGCTCCGATCAGCACGAGGTCGCCGAGCAGCTCCGCAGCCTCGCGGCGCGGCTGGCCCCCGGCTGGTGGGGCGCCCCGCTCGACGCCCAGACCCCGGCGATGCCGATGGGCGGTCTCGACCACGTCGGTTACCTGCGAATCGGCATCGCCCAGCCACTGGACGACGCCCGGTTCCCGGTGGTCGTCCCGTTCCTCGGCAGCGGGCATCTGACGCTCGACGGCGACGTACGCGACCGACGGGTCGCCGGGCTGCTGCGCGCGGTGCTGCTCCGCCTGCTGGCCGCCGTACCGCCGCAACGGCTGTCGGTGCGTACGGTGGACGGCGTCGGTACCGCGGGCGAGGACGTACTTGGCCCGTTCCGGCCGTTGATCGCGGCCGGCGTACTGCGTCCGGCCGCCACCGACGTCACCGGGTTGCGGGCCGCCCTGGCCGAAGCGGAGCAGTGGATCCGGCCGGCCCGACCGGCGGTCGCCCGACACCACCGGCAGGGGCGGTTCATGCTGCTGATGATCGCGTCGCTGCCCGAACTCACCGATGGTGCCGTGCTCGACCGGATCGCCCGGCTTGCCCAGGTGGGCCCCGAGCACGGCCTGCATCTGGCCGTCGCCGGCTGGCCACCGCCTCCGCTGGACACCGAACAGGCCCGGGCCGACCTGCCGCGTAGCACCATGGTGCGGCTACGGAATCCGTACGTCCTGGTCGGCGACCCGCCCGGAGACACCTTCCGCGACCTGCCGGCCGGAGCGGGTGGTGACCACCGCAGCGGTCTCGACGCGCCGGTGTACCTGGACCGGCAACCGCCCCAGCAACTGATCGACCAGGTCTGCGCGGAACTCGTCACCCGGGCCGAGGCCGGTTCCCGTCCGCCGCTGACCGACCTACTGCCCGATCCGGCGGACGGTACGGTCACCGAAGCCGCCGCCGGTGGGCTGGTGGCCGCCGCAGGGTTCGACGGGCACCGTCCGGTCCTGCTCCGGTTCAACGACATCACCCCGCACTGGTTGGTGGCCGGGCAGGCCGGTGCCGAGGTGGACCAGTTCCTCACCACGATCCTGTACGGGCTGGCGGTTCGGCACGATCCCGCCGAGGTGACCGTACATCTGGTTGATCTGTCGCCCGGCGAGTCGTTCACCAGCGTGCTGCCCGGCGTCACCGACCCGTCCGGGCTGCCGCACATCGCGTCGGCCGGGGTGGACGCCGACCCGGAGTACGGGCTGTCGGTGCTGCGCCAACTGGCGGCGGAGGTCGACCGGCGCGCCTTCCTGGCCACCCGCAACGGGACGACCCGGTTCACCGAGCTCGCCGCCACCACGGGCACCACCCGCGTTCTCTGCGTGGTCAAGGATCCGGCCCCGATGCTGGACCGGACCGGACCGGTCGCCGACGAGTCGCTCGACCTGCTCGAACGGATCGCCAGGGGCGGGCGCGGCAGCGGAGTCCACCTGCTGATCGCCGACTCCGGGACCGGCCCAGCTCCCGGGTCGGAGCAGAGCATCGGACCCGACGAGTCTGACGGGTCGGGCGGCTGGGTGGGCTCGGGCGGCTGGGCCGGCCCCGATCCGGCCGACGGCGGCTGGTGGCGGCGGGAGTCGCTGCTGAGCCAGTTCCCGGTCCGGGTGGTGCTGGCCGGCGGTGACTGGCTCCTGGAGCCGAACAACGACGCCGCGGTCGGGCTGCCGGCGGGTCGGGCGGTGGTGAACACCGCAGGTGGGCTGGGCGGCCCGCGTGGGGCGACCCGTGGCCACGAACGTACCGTCGACTTCCCGGACCCGTACACCGACCGGCCGGGGTTGGCCGGGCTCCGCCGCCAGCTGTGGTCCCGCCGCGCGGCTGACGCCCGGCCGCCGCAGGTCTTCGCCGGCTACCGCCAGCCGGAGCTCGAATCTGACGAGACATACCAGCGGGTGCTGGCCGACCCGCCGGACACCCCGGCCGGGCTCTTCGGCCGGGCCGTCGAGCTGCCGGGGCGGACAGCGGAGTTCCGGTTCGAACGCGCACCAGGTCGCCACCTCGCCATCTTCGGTTCCCGGGAGAGCACGGCGGATCTGCTGACCACGGTGGTACGCAGCGTCGCGGCGCACCACCGGCCCGGCAGCGCCCGCATCCTGTTGCTGTCGATGGGCGAGCACGACCGCCGGCAGTTGGCCGGGCTCG is drawn from Micromonospora sp. Llam0 and contains these coding sequences:
- a CDS encoding M23 family metallopeptidase gives rise to the protein MSDSPGMRTRAARHVALTVALTATLVLLCCTGGIGAVLFSDDEPDSALFAAFGCGQDGPVDPDEAPRVGPYGPDQVANAAVIINVGAELSVSPRGWVVAVATAMQESALRNLGHLGDRNDHDSVGLFQQRPSQGWGTPEQLQDPAYSSQKFYQKLLTIDGWETMALTDAAQRVQVSAFPDAYAKHEPLATRIVNILTGGAARAVAGPDGLLRCAADGEVAASGWTRPVPGNVGSGFRTNSRPGHNGVDIAQPKGTLIRAASAGRVIVSRCDPDQYGRLDCDVDGSPSKGGCGWFVDILHADQVITRYCHMVKRPEVGEGDLVDAGQVIGEVGSSGNSSGPHLHYEIHLNGDRSSRGAVDPVPFMRERGAPLGESG
- a CDS encoding FtsK/SpoIIIE domain-containing protein, with protein sequence MGRDLGRAAALHRSAAAVVAALNQVDAASVGRPTGSDQHEVAEQLRSLAARLAPGWWGAPLDAQTPAMPMGGLDHVGYLRIGIAQPLDDARFPVVVPFLGSGHLTLDGDVRDRRVAGLLRAVLLRLLAAVPPQRLSVRTVDGVGTAGEDVLGPFRPLIAAGVLRPAATDVTGLRAALAEAEQWIRPARPAVARHHRQGRFMLLMIASLPELTDGAVLDRIARLAQVGPEHGLHLAVAGWPPPPLDTEQARADLPRSTMVRLRNPYVLVGDPPGDTFRDLPAGAGGDHRSGLDAPVYLDRQPPQQLIDQVCAELVTRAEAGSRPPLTDLLPDPADGTVTEAAAGGLVAAAGFDGHRPVLLRFNDITPHWLVAGQAGAEVDQFLTTILYGLAVRHDPAEVTVHLVDLSPGESFTSVLPGVTDPSGLPHIASAGVDADPEYGLSVLRQLAAEVDRRAFLATRNGTTRFTELAATTGTTRVLCVVKDPAPMLDRTGPVADESLDLLERIARGGRGSGVHLLIADSGTGPAPGSEQSIGPDESDGSGGWVGSGGWAGPDPADGGWWRRESLLSQFPVRVVLAGGDWLLEPNNDAAVGLPAGRAVVNTAGGLGGPRGATRGHERTVDFPDPYTDRPGLAGLRRQLWSRRAADARPPQVFAGYRQPELESDETYQRVLADPPDTPAGLFGRAVELPGRTAEFRFERAPGRHLAIFGSRESTADLLTTVVRSVAAHHRPGSARILLLSMGEHDRRQLAGLARAVDGRQPTEVVDLEVLRTLGDAAGPAYLVIATADVLELGGPAAARLRNLLDSGPARGIHLLSGWEQPEPFLAFLGPSPDLIAGIVLLDRPVTDQAEPVESAGSAGPARPAGLAGRLPAWRPRPQRGLLYDAQTDRRTVFVPFQPAGSGTDTGEGAA